GGATCAGGCCGGCTACATCAACGGCGAGATGGTGGTGCAGGACGGCGGCTCGCATTTGCGCAGTTCCGGCGCCGAGGACCTGCTGCAATGGACCGATGCGCAATGGGAGAGCCAGCGCGCGGCGCGCACCAAGGCAAGGGCTGATCGTCGATAACAAGCACTGAGCTGGAATCGACGCGCGCGCGGCTGTGGCCGGCGCGCGCGTCCGGGCCTAACTGCCTTCCCAAAAAAGCGTTTCCCGGTTATCCATCCGAGCCGGCGGAGGGGGAATCGCCGGGCCATCTTGCAGTCACAATGATGGGGGAACCAATTGGCCGTGCGGCAGATTCTGACATCACTGGTGGCTTGTGTCCTGTGCGGGATCATCTCCCTCGCGGCGGTGCAGGCTGCGCCCAAGAAGGATGCGGCCAAGGAAGCAGCAAAGCCGGCGCCTTCGGCCGCCGCGGCTGCGGCCGGCGGTGCGGAGCCGACGCTGATCGGCCAATTCGGGACCTGGGGCGCCTACACCGCATCGCCCAACGGCAAGAAGGTGTGCTTTGCGCTCGCCAAGCCGTCGTCGTCGAAGACCAACCCGCCGAACCGGCCGCGCGACCCGGCCTACGCCTTCATCTCGACCCGTCCGGCCGAGAAGGTCGTCAACGAAGTCTCGATCATGATCGGCTACACCGTGAAGCCGGGTTCGGAATCGACGCTCCAGGTCGGCGGCGGAACCTATGCGATGTACACGCAGGGCGACGGCCTCTGGATCAAGAATGCGGCCGAGGAGGAGCGGATGGTGGAAGCCATGCGCAAATCGGCCGATCTGACGGTAAAAGCCGTCTCGGCGAAGG
This Bradyrhizobium sp. CCBAU 53421 DNA region includes the following protein-coding sequences:
- a CDS encoding invasion associated locus B family protein, with the translated sequence MLTSLVACVLCGIISLAAVQAAPKKDAAKEAAKPAPSAAAAAAGGAEPTLIGQFGTWGAYTASPNGKKVCFALAKPSSSKTNPPNRPRDPAYAFISTRPAEKVVNEVSIMIGYTVKPGSESTLQVGGGTYAMYTQGDGLWIKNAAEEERMVEAMRKSADLTVKAVSAKGTETIDSFSLKGLAQALDRLGQDCRR